Proteins co-encoded in one Armatimonadota bacterium genomic window:
- a CDS encoding cytochrome c oxidase subunit 3, with protein MSALQTLEKPRADRPPPHGPAAGEGPGRGPGDGAPALQPARVATWLLVGVVTILFASFSSTYLARRTLADWRPVAMPPILWVNTAMLLASSAALEVARRAAPRGRKAAARRATAVAALLGAGFLVGQVMAWRALVAAGVYLATSPHSDFFYLLTGAHGLHLAGGLVALGYAWWRAGRVAVPTTAQAATLTTVAVYWHFVDVLWLYLLVILFWT; from the coding sequence GTGAGCGCCCTCCAGACCCTGGAGAAACCGCGCGCCGACCGTCCGCCCCCGCACGGGCCAGCGGCCGGCGAGGGACCCGGGCGCGGTCCGGGCGACGGCGCACCCGCGCTGCAGCCGGCACGCGTGGCGACCTGGCTGCTGGTGGGCGTCGTGACCATCCTGTTCGCGTCGTTCAGCAGCACGTACCTCGCCCGTCGGACCCTGGCCGACTGGCGGCCGGTGGCGATGCCGCCGATCCTCTGGGTCAACACGGCGATGCTGTTGGCCAGCAGCGCCGCGCTGGAGGTCGCGCGCCGGGCGGCGCCCCGGGGCCGCAAAGCGGCGGCGCGGCGGGCGACGGCGGTGGCCGCATTGCTGGGGGCGGGGTTCCTGGTCGGGCAGGTGATGGCGTGGCGGGCGCTGGTGGCTGCCGGCGTCTACCTGGCGACCAGCCCGCACAGCGATTTCTTCTATCTCTTGACGGGCGCCCACGGCCTGCACCTGGCGGGCGGGCTCGTGGCCCTGGGCTACGCGTGGTGGCGCGCAGGCAGGGTCGCGGTGCCGACGACGGCGCAGGCGGCGACCCTGACGACGGTTGCAGTGTACTGGCACTTCGTGGACGTCCTGTGGCTGTACCTGCTGGTGATCCTGTTCTGGACGTAG
- a CDS encoding heme o synthase: protein MLSLVALAATWVLLVVGAIVSATGAGLACPDWPLCHGRLIPPLDRLVLIEYGHRLLASAVGLLVLWLAVLAWMHSRGPGGLARRAVGLLALLGLQVGLGGATVLSSLTPVVVGVHLGTAMAFTGLLAAFATHAHRAGHPRAASAGGPGLSRLAAVAVALTYVQILTGGFTSAFGAGLACGGLPLCHGAVVPAGPPPAVLHAVHRLLGLAVVAVVLVLAARGRASPEAPVRRGVLAAAVLALVQVGLGVLNVTTRLALEVRVAHLGGAAALLAVLVALATWLRAPGDARVSAAQPSDGRALAPASGSRSAAPVSGHGVARLVADYLALTKPRIVVLLLLTTLTTMVVADGGRPGAALVALTLLGGALAAGSANAINCYCDRDIDALMRRTRGRPLPAGRVAPRSALAFGMALAVAAVLVLGLGVNWLSAILAAGGIVFYVGVYTLWLKRSTPQNIVIGGAAGAIPPLVGWAAVTNQVALPAVVLFAIVFLWTPPHFWALALHRQDEYRAAGVPMLPVVAGPQETLRQMVRYTLALVAATLVLAGLGVLGRLYLVAAVVLAVPFVVLVARLARRPTPQQAWVVFEYSVVYLGLLFAAMAVDRLVG, encoded by the coding sequence GTGTTGTCGCTGGTCGCGCTGGCCGCCACCTGGGTGCTGCTGGTGGTGGGGGCGATCGTCAGCGCCACCGGTGCGGGACTGGCGTGCCCCGACTGGCCGCTGTGCCACGGACGCCTGATCCCGCCGCTGGACCGTCTGGTGCTGATCGAGTACGGCCACCGGCTGCTGGCCTCCGCAGTGGGACTGCTCGTGCTGTGGCTCGCGGTGCTGGCGTGGATGCACAGCCGCGGCCCAGGCGGGCTCGCGCGGCGCGCGGTGGGGCTCCTGGCCCTGCTGGGCCTGCAGGTGGGCCTGGGCGGTGCCACGGTCCTCTCGTCGCTGACTCCGGTGGTCGTGGGCGTCCACCTGGGCACGGCGATGGCGTTCACTGGTCTCCTGGCGGCGTTCGCCACGCACGCCCACCGTGCCGGCCACCCGCGTGCGGCGTCCGCCGGCGGCCCGGGCCTGTCGCGGCTGGCAGCAGTGGCCGTCGCCCTGACGTACGTGCAGATCCTGACCGGAGGGTTCACCAGCGCCTTCGGCGCCGGCCTGGCCTGCGGCGGCCTGCCGTTGTGCCATGGCGCCGTCGTGCCCGCTGGGCCGCCGCCAGCGGTGCTGCACGCCGTGCACCGCCTGCTGGGGCTCGCCGTCGTCGCCGTGGTGCTGGTGCTGGCCGCGCGGGGGCGGGCAAGCCCTGAGGCACCGGTGCGCCGTGGTGTCCTGGCGGCCGCAGTCCTCGCGCTGGTGCAGGTGGGGCTCGGGGTGCTTAACGTCACCACGCGTCTTGCCCTGGAGGTGCGCGTGGCCCACCTGGGCGGTGCCGCGGCGTTGCTGGCGGTGCTGGTGGCGCTGGCCACCTGGCTGCGGGCTCCGGGCGATGCGCGCGTGTCGGCGGCGCAGCCGTCGGATGGGCGCGCTCTGGCACCGGCGTCGGGCAGCCGCAGTGCGGCCCCTGTGTCCGGGCACGGTGTGGCGCGCCTGGTGGCCGACTACCTGGCCCTGACGAAGCCGCGCATCGTCGTGCTGCTCCTGCTCACCACGCTCACCACCATGGTGGTGGCGGACGGGGGACGTCCCGGCGCGGCGCTCGTGGCGCTCACGCTGCTCGGCGGCGCCCTGGCCGCCGGCAGCGCCAACGCCATCAACTGCTACTGCGACCGTGACATCGACGCCCTGATGCGCCGCACGCGCGGCCGCCCCTTGCCCGCGGGCCGCGTCGCCCCGCGCAGCGCCCTGGCCTTCGGGATGGCGCTGGCCGTGGCAGCGGTGCTGGTGCTGGGGCTTGGGGTGAACTGGCTGTCGGCGATCCTGGCGGCGGGCGGCATCGTGTTCTACGTGGGCGTCTACACCCTGTGGCTCAAACGGAGCACCCCGCAGAACATCGTCATCGGCGGCGCTGCCGGTGCGATTCCACCCCTGGTGGGCTGGGCCGCCGTCACCAACCAGGTGGCCCTGCCGGCCGTCGTGCTGTTCGCCATCGTCTTCCTATGGACGCCACCGCATTTCTGGGCGCTGGCGCTCCACCGACAGGACGAGTACCGTGCCGCGGGGGTGCCGATGCTGCCCGTAGTGGCGGGCCCGCAGGAGACCCTGCGCCAGATGGTGCGGTACACCCTGGCCCTGGTGGCGGCGACGCTGGTCCTGGCGGGCCTGGGCGTGTTGGGCCGACTCTACCTCGTCGCCGCGGTGGTCCTGGCGGTACCGTTCGTCGTGCTGGTGGCGCGGCTGGCGCGGCGTCCCACGCCGCAGCAGGCGTGGGTGGTCTTCGAGTACTCCGTGGTCTACCTGGGGCTGCTCTTCGCGGCGATGGCGGTCGACCGGCTGGTGGGCTGA
- a CDS encoding cytochrome C oxidase subunit IV family protein encodes MADEHHRGYRIYAITWFWLLVITLLEVAIVLVGVPRAVLVTALVVLALMKAALIMAYFMHLAYERLTLVYAVVVPMALLAVVMFAFIGPDALSVHRMR; translated from the coding sequence GTGGCCGACGAGCATCACCGCGGGTACCGGATCTACGCCATCACCTGGTTCTGGCTGTTGGTCATCACGCTGCTGGAGGTCGCCATCGTCCTGGTGGGCGTGCCCCGGGCCGTGCTGGTGACGGCGCTGGTCGTGCTGGCCCTGATGAAGGCCGCCCTGATCATGGCCTACTTCATGCACCTGGCCTACGAGCGGCTGACCCTGGTCTACGCCGTGGTGGTGCCGATGGCGCTGCTGGCGGTGGTGATGTTTGCGTTCATCGGCCCCGACGCCCTGAGCGTGCACCGCATGCGCTAG
- a CDS encoding type II toxin-antitoxin system prevent-host-death family antitoxin codes for MKTVGLRELKNRLSAYVREVRAGRSIAVTDRGQVVAELHPPGLTPGTRVPAAIAHLARRGLLAPGAPNIPGVYPPQPPLLRSTTSRELLEAERGTR; via the coding sequence GTGAAGACCGTTGGGCTGCGGGAGTTGAAGAACCGCCTCAGCGCCTACGTGCGAGAGGTGCGCGCCGGCCGGTCGATCGCGGTGACCGATCGCGGGCAGGTGGTGGCAGAACTCCATCCTCCGGGGTTGACGCCGGGCACGCGGGTGCCGGCCGCCATCGCGCACCTGGCGCGGCGTGGCCTGCTGGCACCTGGCGCTCCCAACATCCCCGGGGTCTATCCACCGCAGCCTCCCCTGCTCCGCTCCACGACGTCGCGGGAACTCCTGGAGGCCGAGCGGGGCACGCGGTGA
- a CDS encoding cytochrome c oxidase subunit 3, giving the protein MSAGEHRTTLAAEWGGGQSPFAVGWPKFMMWLFLISDTLTFAGLLTGYGAVRLALGRWVHQFEIFNIGLVSLMTFILICSSATMAVAVGAARAGDRPRVLRYLLLTVLGGLFFLGAQAYEWTHFIGEGARLFTNPWGIPQFSATFFVITGFHGGHVTAGVIYLLLTALRWRRGTIQPESVEIAGLYWHFVDLVWVFIFTLLYLI; this is encoded by the coding sequence GTGAGCGCAGGAGAGCATCGCACCACGCTGGCGGCCGAGTGGGGCGGCGGGCAGTCGCCCTTCGCGGTGGGCTGGCCGAAGTTCATGATGTGGCTGTTCCTGATCTCCGACACCCTGACGTTCGCGGGCCTGCTGACCGGGTATGGCGCCGTGCGCCTGGCGCTCGGCCGGTGGGTGCACCAGTTCGAGATCTTCAACATCGGGCTCGTCAGCCTCATGACGTTCATCCTCATCTGCAGCAGCGCCACCATGGCGGTCGCCGTGGGCGCCGCCCGGGCCGGCGACCGGCCCCGGGTGCTGCGGTACCTGCTGTTGACGGTCCTGGGCGGCCTGTTCTTCCTGGGCGCCCAGGCCTACGAATGGACGCACTTCATCGGCGAGGGGGCCCGCCTGTTCACCAACCCCTGGGGCATCCCGCAGTTCTCGGCGACGTTCTTCGTCATCACCGGGTTCCACGGCGGGCACGTGACGGCAGGAGTGATCTACCTGCTGCTCACCGCCCTGCGCTGGCGGCGCGGGACGATCCAGCCCGAGAGCGTGGAGATCGCCGGGCTGTACTGGCACTTCGTGGACCTGGTCTGGGTCTTCATCTTCACGCTGCTGTACCTGATCTGA
- a CDS encoding amidase — MTDPTQLGAAELAAAIARGALSCVDAVDAYLRRIAAVDDRVGAYVRVFADAARARARDLDARLRAGGPQGPLHGVPVAVKDLLAIAGVPLGAGSPLLGREPSRETATAVRRLEAAGAVVLGLTTLHEVALGVTGVNPHGRFARNPWNLERITGGSSSGSAAAVAAGLAVAALGTDTGGSIRLPAACCGIVGLKPTFGRVSRHGVFPLAASFDTVGPMTRTVGDAALLLEVLAGPDPADEHTSRVPSEPYTRSMLAIPDGLPVGRLVGPFFETGLDPAVARALDDAARLLEDAGHPVRPVRLEHAEAAHEAQLVVLRWEAARVHRARFPGREAEYGPDVRAILAQGAATPPEAVAQARQVLAQLQAEISARLRETPVLLAPMLAVAAPRIADADPTGPAWQEVRRVLARFSRLFNATGLPAISLPVGLSTEGLPVAVQLAAGPFAESLLLGIARRLEAAVGWTLPVLPRDA, encoded by the coding sequence ATGACCGATCCCACGCAACTTGGCGCCGCGGAGCTGGCCGCCGCCATCGCGCGCGGGGCGCTCTCGTGCGTCGACGCGGTGGACGCGTACCTGCGCCGGATCGCGGCTGTCGACGACCGGGTCGGGGCGTACGTGCGCGTCTTCGCCGATGCTGCCCGCGCGCGCGCCCGGGATCTGGACGCGCGCCTGCGCGCTGGCGGCCCCCAGGGCCCGCTGCACGGCGTCCCGGTCGCCGTCAAGGACCTGCTGGCGATCGCCGGCGTGCCCCTGGGCGCGGGGTCGCCGCTGCTGGGCCGCGAGCCCTCGCGCGAGACGGCGACCGCGGTCCGGCGGCTGGAGGCGGCGGGCGCGGTCGTGCTCGGCCTCACCACCCTGCACGAGGTGGCATTGGGGGTGACCGGCGTCAACCCGCACGGGCGCTTCGCGCGCAACCCATGGAACCTCGAGCGCATCACCGGCGGCTCCAGCAGCGGGTCCGCCGCCGCGGTCGCCGCCGGGCTGGCTGTAGCCGCCCTGGGCACCGACACCGGCGGTTCCATCCGTCTGCCCGCGGCGTGTTGCGGGATCGTCGGGCTCAAGCCCACGTTCGGGCGCGTCAGCCGCCACGGCGTCTTTCCCCTGGCAGCGTCGTTCGACACCGTGGGGCCCATGACGCGCACGGTGGGCGATGCGGCGCTGCTGCTGGAGGTGCTGGCCGGTCCTGACCCGGCCGACGAGCACACGAGCCGGGTGCCGTCCGAACCGTACACGCGGAGCATGCTGGCGATCCCGGACGGGCTACCGGTGGGCCGCTTGGTGGGGCCGTTCTTCGAGACCGGGCTCGACCCGGCCGTCGCCCGTGCCCTCGACGACGCGGCACGACTCCTCGAGGACGCCGGGCACCCGGTCAGGCCGGTGCGGCTGGAGCACGCGGAGGCCGCCCACGAGGCCCAGCTGGTGGTGCTGCGGTGGGAGGCCGCGCGGGTGCACCGGGCCCGCTTTCCGGGACGCGAGGCCGAGTACGGCCCCGACGTGCGCGCGATCCTCGCGCAGGGCGCCGCGACGCCGCCCGAGGCCGTGGCCCAGGCCCGCCAGGTGCTCGCGCAGCTGCAGGCCGAGATCAGCGCCCGCCTGCGCGAGACCCCGGTGCTACTCGCGCCCATGCTCGCCGTCGCCGCGCCCCGCATTGCCGACGCAGACCCGACCGGTCCGGCCTGGCAGGAGGTGCGGCGGGTGCTCGCGCGGTTCTCCCGCCTCTTCAACGCGACGGGGCTGCCGGCGATCTCGCTGCCGGTCGGGCTCAGCACCGAGGGGCTGCCGGTGGCAGTGCAGCTGGCAGCGGGGCCGTTCGCCGAGAGCCTGCTGCTGGGCATCGCGCGCCGTCTCGAAGCGGCAGTGGGGTGGACGCTCCCGGTGTTGCCCCGCGACGCGTGA
- a CDS encoding type II toxin-antitoxin system VapC family toxin translates to MRCYAESSAVLAWLLGEDAGEDVRQLLIGAEDVFTSVLTLVETDRTLIRAQVVDNLTPVAVADRRRVLARASRRWHLVNVVEEILDRARRPFPGEPIRTLDALHLASALAVRAAIPELTVLSLDQRIRNACVELGFDVLPGAHG, encoded by the coding sequence GTGAGATGCTACGCCGAATCGAGCGCGGTGCTGGCCTGGCTGCTCGGCGAAGACGCGGGGGAAGATGTCAGGCAGCTGCTCATCGGCGCTGAGGACGTGTTCACCTCCGTGCTCACCCTGGTCGAAACCGACCGCACGCTCATCAGGGCCCAGGTCGTCGACAACCTGACGCCGGTGGCGGTCGCCGATCGGCGCCGCGTCCTGGCCCGTGCCAGCCGGCGCTGGCACCTGGTCAACGTGGTGGAGGAGATCCTGGACCGCGCGCGGCGTCCGTTCCCGGGCGAACCGATCCGTACGCTGGACGCTCTGCACCTGGCGAGCGCGCTTGCCGTGCGCGCCGCGATCCCGGAGCTGACCGTCCTCAGCCTGGACCAGCGCATCAGAAATGCCTGCGTCGAGTTGGGGTTCGATGTGCTTCCAGGGGCACATGGCTGA